From the Musa acuminata AAA Group cultivar baxijiao chromosome BXJ3-7, Cavendish_Baxijiao_AAA, whole genome shotgun sequence genome, one window contains:
- the LOC135642491 gene encoding uncharacterized protein LOC135642491: MISTRARDHLHPLLLLFAHHHHHLGRSRTSQAFDMGEHYSPAAAYIRLVQHLIETCLLWHMSMEECMEALLLHADVSPAITSTVWKELEKENQEFFRAYRRVPPQYVGQSRR, translated from the exons ATGATCTCCACTCGGGCACGTGATCACCTCCACCCTCTCCTCCTTTTATTTGCCCACCATCATCACCACCTCGGCCGCAGCAGAACCAGTCAAGCTTTCGACATGGGCGAGCACTACTCTCCGGCCGCCGCATACATCAGACTG GTTCAGCATCTCATCGAGACATGCCTGCTGTGGCACATGAGCATGGAGGAATGCATGGAGGCGCTGCTGCTGCACGCCGATGTCAGTCCGGCCATCACCTCCACCG TGTGGAAGGAGTTGGAGAAGGAGAACCAGGAGTTCTTCAGGGCGTACCGGCGGGTGCCGCCGCAGTACGTCGGTCAGAGCCGGAGGTGA
- the LOC103991725 gene encoding protein SLOW GREEN 1, chloroplastic, with the protein MEPLCRTAHRHPFHLPLFSKPLISSPPLLKPFPCSSSTKPCPSLRASCSSKSSSNSLAPVIKIASVAAATSIAAAALFLARLCPPALAAAAAAAAAAPPAPAVQSDALPSDASSETTPLTEAEKERILEERLDSHPDDVRSLRALMELKVKAGKLAEAIGIVDRLVALEPAEKDLPLLKAHLQSYDGDTETAKRGFEELLEKDPFLVEAYHGLIMATSQSEDDGDLDAILKRVEDAMELCKKARRKEDLRDFKLLMAQIRVIEGRYEDSLKIYKELVKEEPRDFRPYLCQGIIYTLLRKKDEAEKQFQTYRRLVPKGHPYAQYFDDNMIAMKVFGQMDENRRKAALKN; encoded by the coding sequence ATGGAGCCTCTCTGCCGCACCGCCCACCGCCACCCTTTTCACCTCCCTCTCTTCTCCAAACCCCTCATCTCTTCTCCTCCGCTTCTTAAGCCCTTCCCCTGCTCCTCCTCGACGAAACCGTGTCCCTCCCTCCGCGCGTCTTGCTCCTCCAAATCATCGTCGAATTCCCTCGCGCCCGTCATCAAGATCGCTTccgtcgctgcagccacctccatcGCCGCGGCTGCCCTCTTCCTCGCCCGCCTGTGCCCACCCgctctcgccgccgccgccgccgccgcggccgcTGCCCCTCCCGCCCCCGCCGTCCAATCCGATGCCCTGCCCTCCGATGCCTCCTCCGAGACCACCCCCCTCACCGAGGCCGAGAAGGAGCGGATCCTCGAGGAGCGACTGGACTCCCACCCCGACGACGTCCGGTCACTCCGCGCCCTCATGGAGCTCAAGGTCAAGGCTGGGAAGCTCGCCGAGGCCATTGGCATCGTCGACCGGCTCGTCGCCCTCGAGCCCGCCGAGAAGGACCTCCCTCTCCTTAAGGCCCACCTGCAGAGCTACGATGGCGACACGGAGACTGCGAAGCGAGGATTCGAGGAGCTCCTCGAGAAAGACCCCTTCTTGGTTGAGGCCTATCACGGGCTCATAATGGCCACCTCGCAGTCGGAGGACGATGGCGACCTCGACGCCATCTTGAAGAGAGTCGAGGACGCGATGGAACTGTGCAAGAAGGCCAGGAGAAAGGAGGACTTGAGGGACTTTAAGCTGCTGATGGCACAAATTAGGGTTATAGAGGGGAGGTACGAGGACTCGCTTAAGATATACAAGGAACTGGTGAAGGAGGAGCCAAGGGATTTCCGGCCTTATCTTTGTCAGGGCATCATATACACATTGTTGAGGAAGAAGGATGAGGCAGAAAAGCAATTCCAGACGTACCGGAGACTCGTCCCAAAGGGCCACCCTTATGCACAATACTTTGACGATAACATGATTGCGATGAAGGTCTTCGGGCAGATGGATGAAAACAGAAGAAAGGCTGCACTGAAAAATTAG
- the LOC103991726 gene encoding uncharacterized protein LOC103991726 isoform X2, with product MPNWELKHCCDHEQSVFIVTIAVFTVVILALWRTVLLTPFKLITVFLHETSHALACKLTCGDVEGIQVHANEGGVTQTRGGIYWIILPAGYLGSSFWGMVFILASTNLLTTRIAAGCFLLALLVVLFVAKNWLLRGLCIGFIIFLAIVWLLQETTKVRILRFVILFIGVMNSLFSVYDIYDDLISRRVHSSDAEKFAEICPCPCNGVAWGVIWGLISFTFLCGSIYLGLVILS from the exons ATGCCCAATTGGGAGCTCAAGCACTGCTGCGACCACGAGCAGTCCGTCTTCATCGTCACCATTGCCGTCTTCACCGTCGTCATCCTCGCC TTGTGGAGGACAGTGCTGCTGACACCTTTCAAGCTCATCACGGTGTTTCTCCATGAGACGAGCCATGCTCTCGCCTGCAAACTAACATGCGGTGAT GTTGAAGGCATACAGGTACATGCAAATGAGGGTGGAGTCACACAAACTCGTGGTGGGATCTATTGGATCATTTTGCCAGCTGGAT ATCTTGGCTCATCATTCTGGGGAATGGTTTTCATTCTTGCATCTACTAATCTTCTCACAACGAGAATTGCTGCTGGTTGCTTCCTGCTTGCATTGCTTGTTGTACTATTTGTTGCCAAAAAT TGGTTGCTTCGTGGACTTTGTATAG GCTTTATCATATTTCTTGCAATTGTTTGGCTTCTGCAAGAAACTACCAAGGTTCGCATTCTTCGCTTCGTCATTCTGTTTATAG GTGTCATGAACAGCTTATTTTCTGTCTATG ATATCTATGATGATTTAATTTCTCGAAGAGTTCACTCGAGTGATGCCGAGAAATTTGCTGAAATTTGTCCTTGCCCTTGTAATGGTGTTGCATGGGGAGTTATTTG GGGTCTAATATCATTTACATTCCTTTGTGGATCCATTTACCTTGGTCTTGTTATTCTCTCTTAA
- the LOC103991726 gene encoding uncharacterized protein LOC103991726 isoform X1: protein MPNWELKHCCDHEQSVFIVTIAVFTVVILALWRTVLLTPFKLITVFLHETSHALACKLTCGDVEGIQVHANEGGVTQTRGGIYWIILPAGYLGSSFWGMVFILASTNLLTTRIAAGCFLLALLVVLFVAKNWLLRGLCIGFIIFLAIVWLLQETTKVRILRFVILFIGVMNSLFSVYDIYDDLISRRVHSSDAEKFAEICPCPCNGVAWGVIWSHAYASIRICSDWIECAILGRLPLN from the exons ATGCCCAATTGGGAGCTCAAGCACTGCTGCGACCACGAGCAGTCCGTCTTCATCGTCACCATTGCCGTCTTCACCGTCGTCATCCTCGCC TTGTGGAGGACAGTGCTGCTGACACCTTTCAAGCTCATCACGGTGTTTCTCCATGAGACGAGCCATGCTCTCGCCTGCAAACTAACATGCGGTGAT GTTGAAGGCATACAGGTACATGCAAATGAGGGTGGAGTCACACAAACTCGTGGTGGGATCTATTGGATCATTTTGCCAGCTGGAT ATCTTGGCTCATCATTCTGGGGAATGGTTTTCATTCTTGCATCTACTAATCTTCTCACAACGAGAATTGCTGCTGGTTGCTTCCTGCTTGCATTGCTTGTTGTACTATTTGTTGCCAAAAAT TGGTTGCTTCGTGGACTTTGTATAG GCTTTATCATATTTCTTGCAATTGTTTGGCTTCTGCAAGAAACTACCAAGGTTCGCATTCTTCGCTTCGTCATTCTGTTTATAG GTGTCATGAACAGCTTATTTTCTGTCTATG ATATCTATGATGATTTAATTTCTCGAAGAGTTCACTCGAGTGATGCCGAGAAATTTGCTGAAATTTGTCCTTGCCCTTGTAATGGTGTTGCATGGGGAGTTATTTG GTCTCATGCGTATGCCTCGATCCGGATATGCTCAGATTGGATTGAATGTGCTATTCTTGGCAGATTGCCATTAAATTGA
- the LOC135643163 gene encoding protein SODIUM POTASSIUM ROOT DEFECTIVE 3-like, producing the protein MAPLLFREIKAAGFSCASPSSAAVCSTIHQGSIVQPVTGRAIDRHTPHLRDPQRTRSQFTSKPRSHNPKAGRKISAKQADLVNPADSSRCLLSSSRFRLDDAAFYDIFPGPQPIPPPSPFPIETLRSQQCVRSCSERAVRRPSSSTRTQDQVVVLRVSLHCKGCEGKVRRHIAKMQGVSSFSVDLATKKVTVVGDVTPLGVLNSISKVKHAQFWQSPPRASASF; encoded by the exons ATGGCTCCTTTGCTCTTTAGAGAGATCAAAGCTGCGGGCTTCTCCTGTGCGTCTCCTTCTTCTGCGGCCGTTTGCTCGACCATACACCAGGGATCTATAGTTCAGCCTGTGACTGGAAGAGCCATCGATCGCCACACGCCTCACCTGAGAGACCCACAGAGAACCAGGTCTCAGTTCACCTCCAAGCCGCGAAGCCATAACCCGAAGGCCGGCAGGAAAATCTCCGCGAAACAAGCTGACCTTGTCAACCCCGCCGACTCCTCCCGGTGTCTCCTGAGCTCATCCAGATTCAGACTTGACGACGCCGCCTTCTACGATATATTCCCTGGCCCTCAGCCGATTCCGCCACCGTCTCCGTTCCCGATCGAAACGCTGAGGTCGCAGCAGTGCGTGAGAAGCTGTAGCGAACGAGCCGTTCGTAGGCCATCTTCTTCTACCAGAACACAGGATCAG GTTGTCGTCCTGAGAGTGTCCTTGCACTGCAAGGGTTGTGAAGGGAAGGTGAGGAGGCACATAGCCAAGATGCAAG GGGTTTCATCCTTCAGCGTGGACTTGGCGACGAAGAAGGTGACGGTGGTGGGGGACGTGACGCCTCTGGGCGTGCTCAACAGCATCTCCAAGGTGAAGCATGCGCAGTTCTGGCAGTCGCCTCCCCGGGCATCGGCATCATTCTAA